In the Mytilus trossulus isolate FHL-02 chromosome 1, PNRI_Mtr1.1.1.hap1, whole genome shotgun sequence genome, one interval contains:
- the LOC134706715 gene encoding uncharacterized protein LOC134706715, with translation MTDKKFMDLKIRTWFKMNNIKGNGRMGKTDFEEIADIFKREYELKDPQYSLLKKWLCEGWDILVKEGEDLANSGKNGGLTSANAASVFDVSETLNRGEAITEDQYANAFEQLVEVNQGLFQNNFEMMVGSFFDIYDTDNDGKITADDMVRGLRCLGIQQDEAVKMMFANIDTEKRGNITKSVYVGEWVEFMLGTRKDGAIASVLCRQ, from the coding sequence atGACCGACAAAAAATTTATGGATTTAAAAATCAGGACATGGTTTAAAATGAACAATATCAAAGGAAACGGAAGAATGGGCAAAACCGATTTCGAAGAAATAGCAGACATTTTCAAACGTGAATATGAACTAAAAGATCCACAATATTCGCTATTGAAGAAATGGTTGTGTGAAGGATGGGATATTTTAGTGAAGGAGGGAGAAGATTTGGCAAATTCTGGCAAAAATGGCGGATTGACGTCTGCTAACGCAGCGTCGGTTTTCGACGTTTCCGAAACCTTGAATAGAGGCGAAGCAATAACAGAGGATCAGTATGCCAATGCGTTTGAACAACTCGTTGAAGTGAACCAAGgtctgtttcaaaataattttgaaatgatgGTGGGttcattttttgacatttatgATACCGACAACGACGGAAAGATAACTGCAGACGACATGGTTCGAGGTTTACGTTGTCTTGGAATTCAACAAGATGAAGCTGTGAAAATGATGTTTGCTAATATAGACAcagaaaaaagggggaatataacaaaatcagttTATGTGGGTGAATGGGTTGAGTTTATGCTTGGAACTCGTAAGGATGGAGCCATTGCTAGCGTTTTGTGTCGACAGTAA